Proteins encoded by one window of Desulfovibrio ferrophilus:
- a CDS encoding ArnT family glycosyltransferase, whose amino-acid sequence MDKFMSRLFKVLAFAPLLFLMALLVLQTVFALDSRALWFSDEIRYANVFEHVIQAKKWLVMYLNGVPYPDKPPVYFWFLTTLLPIFKGPTPALFMAGAALSGLMFITATCALSRFVLRAGREVSLGAGLILLTCFYFIGLTHYSRMDLLFASLITASHICLFLAWERDRATGLTSAGFLLAAVATLTKGPLGLVFPLLTSLVFLAWRGNLKRFFRRDVAIGFGLALLVLAGWIAAAWFGGERDLVNNIFYKQIYRRAVDASHHEQPFWHYFATLPAALLPWTFLLVALPLKRLVSGSFWAGVMASRKEDSAGSVFLWVQVLSGFLLLSSLSTKIIVYLMPLFPPLALLIARAFLNLEQDKATRFMIWTGGLFAFVAVTLPFGNFFHQWPISIEGLWWVALASALAAAVLWFGRRLSPPAALLTLGLLVTIWVQPLMLITLPSLDRAMSPKAQGELMGEYIDQGYTPVAYKIYSGVYTYYCGHNILETQDLPLIERMTAEEPKLVLGIQRKYWDSWENRPKSLRVVHEQWVVDRPYVLAIKDDGTAMTPPTSMTAPNAEEQPESMPAETTESTAPASLEQAMPVATSTADTPAMTEPPLGDETTIPQPLPEAGKAEQPTEQ is encoded by the coding sequence ATGGATAAATTCATGTCCCGTCTATTCAAGGTGCTGGCTTTCGCACCTTTACTTTTTCTGATGGCCCTATTGGTCCTGCAAACCGTCTTTGCACTGGATTCCAGAGCGCTGTGGTTTTCCGATGAAATCCGCTACGCCAACGTCTTCGAGCACGTCATCCAGGCCAAGAAGTGGCTGGTCATGTACTTGAATGGTGTTCCCTACCCGGACAAACCGCCCGTATACTTCTGGTTTCTGACAACGCTGCTGCCCATCTTCAAAGGACCAACACCCGCGTTGTTCATGGCCGGAGCCGCACTCTCGGGCCTGATGTTCATCACCGCCACCTGTGCTCTGTCCCGCTTTGTCCTGCGCGCAGGCCGTGAAGTCTCCCTTGGAGCCGGGCTGATTCTGTTGACCTGCTTCTATTTCATCGGGCTGACGCATTACTCGCGCATGGACCTGCTGTTTGCCTCGCTGATTACGGCCTCGCACATCTGCCTGTTCCTGGCCTGGGAGCGTGACCGGGCCACCGGCCTGACCAGCGCAGGGTTCCTGCTGGCTGCGGTGGCAACCCTGACCAAGGGCCCACTCGGGCTGGTCTTTCCGCTGCTCACAAGCCTTGTGTTTCTGGCATGGCGAGGCAACCTGAAACGCTTCTTCAGGCGCGATGTCGCCATTGGTTTCGGCCTCGCCCTACTGGTACTTGCAGGGTGGATCGCAGCGGCCTGGTTCGGCGGCGAGAGAGACCTTGTTAACAACATTTTCTACAAGCAGATCTACAGGCGAGCAGTAGATGCCTCGCACCACGAGCAGCCCTTCTGGCATTACTTTGCGACATTGCCTGCCGCACTGCTGCCTTGGACGTTCCTGTTGGTGGCTCTGCCGTTGAAACGGCTTGTCAGCGGCTCGTTCTGGGCCGGCGTAATGGCGTCACGCAAAGAAGACTCCGCAGGGTCCGTCTTTCTCTGGGTTCAGGTGCTATCCGGTTTCCTGCTGCTGAGCAGCCTGTCCACCAAGATCATCGTTTACCTGATGCCGCTATTCCCGCCTCTGGCCCTACTCATTGCCCGAGCCTTTTTGAATCTGGAGCAGGACAAGGCCACCCGATTCATGATCTGGACGGGAGGACTCTTTGCCTTTGTTGCCGTGACCCTGCCCTTTGGCAACTTCTTCCACCAATGGCCCATCAGTATCGAAGGCCTGTGGTGGGTGGCTCTGGCATCGGCCCTTGCCGCAGCAGTCTTGTGGTTCGGACGCAGGCTGTCACCGCCCGCCGCCCTGCTGACTCTGGGACTGCTGGTCACGATCTGGGTGCAGCCGCTGATGTTGATTACCCTGCCGTCCCTGGACAGGGCCATGAGCCCCAAAGCCCAAGGCGAACTCATGGGTGAATACATCGATCAGGGATACACCCCCGTGGCCTACAAGATATACTCCGGGGTCTACACCTACTACTGCGGCCACAACATCCTCGAGACCCAGGACCTGCCCCTTATTGAGCGCATGACGGCCGAAGAACCCAAACTGGTTCTGGGCATACAACGCAAATATTGGGACAGCTGGGAAAATCGCCCAAAATCACTTAGGGTGGTCCATGAGCAATGGGTTGTTGACCGCCCCTATGTCCTGGCGATCAAGGATGACGGCACAGCCATGACGCCTCCGACTTCGATGACGGCACCGAACGCCGAGGAACAACCCGAATCGATGCCGGCAGAAAC
- a CDS encoding 3D domain-containing protein — MRVMILMLIAFLFSGLWVQHQEVRQLRSQVDEQSIRLEGLEAELRSRGDISDLFTRFIVSNRKKILDLQRTRSLTVTAYSPRLQETDSTPHVTASNKPVRQGIVAVSRDLFDSGWVFGKKVYIKNFGIFTIDDLMAESKRNHIDIFMFDTQAALSFGKQVLTVSLVDM; from the coding sequence ATGAGAGTAATGATTCTGATGCTGATTGCTTTTCTTTTCAGTGGGTTGTGGGTCCAGCATCAAGAGGTGCGCCAGCTGCGCAGCCAGGTGGACGAGCAATCGATCAGGCTGGAAGGACTGGAAGCCGAGTTGCGTTCCCGAGGCGACATCAGTGATTTGTTCACGAGATTCATCGTATCCAACCGCAAAAAAATATTGGACCTGCAACGCACCCGCTCGCTGACGGTGACGGCCTATAGTCCGCGGCTTCAGGAAACGGATTCCACGCCCCATGTCACGGCCAGCAACAAGCCTGTGCGCCAGGGAATTGTGGCTGTATCGCGGGATCTGTTTGATTCGGGCTGGGTGTTTGGCAAGAAAGTCTACATCAAGAATTTCGGGATTTTCACCATCGATGACTTGATGGCAGAGAGCAAGCGCAATCATATCGATATTTTCATGTTCGATACCCAAGCTGCGCTGAGCTTCGGGAAGCAGGTTCTGACTGTCAGCCTTGTGGATATGTAA
- a CDS encoding phosphatase PAP2 family protein, with protein MRHAALAGHFVLVSLPLLGMLLVLMWVFDSEAQAIAAFRIHKWQNPSFQSLIRFITDWGNPILYIPFLAILYRGWKHHDKRRTRYTLTYVVVQLLICFVLVNLTKMALGRPRPETGEYLYRFLTFDPHYHSLPSGHSAEIMGSCLALALWLKRWRTTLLLGLFAAAMGFSRVYLNMHFPTDVFFGWLFGACAGWTTYVFGGGEDSPHHG; from the coding sequence ATGCGACATGCCGCTTTAGCCGGACACTTCGTCCTTGTTTCGCTGCCCCTGCTGGGTATGCTGCTGGTGCTGATGTGGGTCTTCGACTCCGAAGCCCAGGCCATCGCCGCATTCAGGATTCACAAATGGCAGAACCCGTCCTTCCAAAGCCTCATCCGATTCATCACCGACTGGGGCAACCCGATTCTGTATATCCCATTCCTCGCCATCCTCTACCGGGGCTGGAAGCATCATGACAAACGTCGAACCCGCTACACTCTGACCTATGTCGTGGTGCAGCTACTGATCTGCTTTGTTCTGGTCAATCTGACAAAAATGGCCCTAGGGCGCCCACGCCCCGAGACCGGTGAATATCTGTACCGATTCCTGACCTTCGATCCCCATTACCATTCACTGCCTTCGGGGCACTCGGCGGAAATTATGGGGTCATGCCTGGCCCTGGCTCTTTGGCTGAAGCGCTGGCGCACCACACTGCTGCTCGGGCTTTTTGCGGCAGCCATGGGTTTTTCCCGTGTCTACCTGAACATGCATTTCCCCACCGACGTCTTTTTCGGTTGGCTCTTCGGCGCGTGCGCCGGATGGACCACCTACGTGTTTGGTGGGGGAGAGGATTCACCCCATCATGGATAA